One genomic window of Candidatus Kuenenia stuttgartiensis includes the following:
- a CDS encoding carboxymuconolactone decarboxylase family protein, whose protein sequence is MARILAREKEETSMDVQEVFAEIEGAFGMVPNLFKTYSHFPPLLKANWNKVKAVMMQGGLSRKTKEAIALLVSKDNSCAYCVAAHTAALKSIGVTEKEINIIESEIEKSKFTEKEREIITFVRKANKDPNKITDEEFEELRKRGASDSEIVEALGVMELFTAFNKFLDSLNVEIDF, encoded by the coding sequence ATGGCACGGATTTTGGCTAGAGAAAAAGAAGAAACGTCGATGGACGTACAGGAGGTTTTTGCAGAAATTGAAGGTGCTTTTGGCATGGTTCCAAATTTGTTTAAGACCTACTCGCATTTTCCACCTTTATTGAAAGCCAACTGGAACAAGGTAAAGGCGGTAATGATGCAAGGGGGTTTGAGTAGAAAAACAAAGGAAGCTATTGCCCTTCTGGTTTCAAAGGACAATAGCTGCGCATATTGTGTGGCTGCTCACACGGCTGCCCTCAAATCCATCGGTGTGACGGAAAAAGAAATTAACATAATTGAGAGTGAGATTGAGAAATCAAAATTTACAGAGAAGGAACGAGAAATCATAACCTTTGTCAGGAAGGCGAACAAAGACCCAAATAAGATAACTGATGAAGAATTTGAAGAGCTAAGGAAGAGGGGCGCTAGTGATTCGGAAATTGTTGAGGCACTTGGTGTAATGGAACTCTTTACAGCATTTAATAAATTCCTCGATTCTCTTAACGTGGAGATAGATTTCTGA